Part of the Halococcus agarilyticus genome, AAGTCGTGGTCGCTTTCGGCTGTGTCGACGAGCTCGATGTCTTCCGGCCGCACGCCGAGCGTCACGCGGGATGCGTCGCCGATCGACTCCTGAGTCTCCTCGGAAAGCGGGTACTCGAACCCGTCGCCGACGAGTCGTTCGTTCTCGACGGTGGTCTCGAAGAAGTTCATCGAGGGCTCACCGATGAACCCCGCGACGAACTGGTTCGCGGGTTCGTGGTAGGCCTCCAGGGGCGTGGCGACCTGCTGGAGCCGGCCGTCGTCGAGGATCGCGATTCGGTCGCCCATCGTCATCGCCTCGGTCTGGTCGTGAGTGACGTAGACGGTGGTGACCCCGAGATCCTCCTGAATGCGCTGGAGTTCGGTCCGCATCTGGGAGCGCAGCTTCGCATCGAGATTGCTGAGCGGCTCGTCCATCAGGAAGACGGCGGGATCGCGGACGATCGCGCGGCCGAGCGCGACGCGCTGTTGCTGGCCGCCCGAGAGTTCGCCTGGCTTGCGGTCGAGCAGGCGACCGATCCCCATCATCTCGGCGGAGGACTCGACGCGCTCTCCGATCTCGTCGTCGGGCATCTCCGTGCTCTCTTCGAGCCCGAAGCTCATGTTCTCGCGCACGGTCATGTGGGGGTAGAGCGCGTAGCTCTGGAACACCATCGCGATGTCCCGATTGGCGGGCTGGCGGTCGTTGATCGCCTGCCCGTCGAGAGTGATCGTTCCCTCGGTGACGCTTTCGAGCCCCGCGATCATCCGGAGCGTGGTCGACTTGCCACAGCCCGACGGCCCGACGAGAACGATGAACTCGCCGTCGTCGATGTCGGCCGAGACGTCGTCGACCGCGACGATCTCGCCGCCACCGTCCGCGAAGCGTTTCGTCACGTGATCAAGCGTGAGCTCAGCCATCCGTCGCCAGCCTCCAGTCGGTGTCGTGTGTCATGGATGTCGTGGGTCGTGATCGCGTCATGTTCCGTCCCCCGTGCCACCAATCAAAATCAGCGCGAGCAGCAACACGTTCTAAATTCGGGGAAATTGATACAATAGCGTCACCGCGAACATCAGGGTCGACAGCGGCAGCATGGTCTGCCGGTGAGTCCTGAACGTGCTCGGCGTTGTTATGTGTCAATCCAGTCATTGTGCTAGTATTGTACTCCTTTGACAAATTGATCACCGAATAGAAGGTACACAAGCAGTGTAGGGAGTGCTACTACAAAAGCTCCCGCCATTTGACGATTATACAACTGTGCGAATCCACTATTG contains:
- a CDS encoding ABC transporter ATP-binding protein, producing MAELTLDHVTKRFADGGGEIVAVDDVSADIDDGEFIVLVGPSGCGKSTTLRMIAGLESVTEGTITLDGQAINDRQPANRDIAMVFQSYALYPHMTVRENMSFGLEESTEMPDDEIGERVESSAEMMGIGRLLDRKPGELSGGQQQRVALGRAIVRDPAVFLMDEPLSNLDAKLRSQMRTELQRIQEDLGVTTVYVTHDQTEAMTMGDRIAILDDGRLQQVATPLEAYHEPANQFVAGFIGEPSMNFFETTVENERLVGDGFEYPLSEETQESIGDASRVTLGVRPEDIELVDTAESDHDFRTVVDVVEPVGSGNNVYLAFEDNADETSELDMDESRTFVATIGGLRRVEAGQPAIARLPEDAIHLFDAKTGDALRNRKLDDAETIEPQI